One genomic region from Colletotrichum lupini chromosome 7, complete sequence encodes:
- a CDS encoding 2OG-Fe(II)oxygenase superfamily protein has product MFSVSEAFFALPDEAKATVPWSPKNVGWEKLSQLRPSTGAADQKESYQLQFGENMDGVWASDEILPGFKERSLAFMHRVQAISERLMLCLARGLGFQDDYFIKYHDATHPGAQSVLRLLHYFETPRVNDGKVYHRAGAHADWGFLTLLFQREGQSGLEVCPGREAVSEHALGDQWTKVEIKPGVIICNIGDLLMSWSDDRFKSTYHRVKAPCEEGDYYGERYSMAFFNQPCKEAVIQGPLKKYPMVTGEEFNRNAMNRMYAALQAKMARNEAKT; this is encoded by the coding sequence ATGTTCTCCGTGTCCGAGGCTTTCTTCGCCCTACCAGATGAAGCAAAGGCCACCGTCCCATGGAGTCCCAAAAACGTCGGCTGGGAGAAGCTGTCACAGCTCAGACCGTCCACGGGTGCAGCCGACCAGAAGGAGTCGTATCAACTCCAATTTGGGGAAAACATGGACGGCGTCTGGGCCAGCGATGAGATCCTCCCCGGCTTCAAGGAACGGTCTCTGGCCTTCATGCATCGTGTGCAGGCCATCTCGGAAAGGTTGATGCTCTGCCTAGCCCGGGGCCTTGGCTTCCAGGAcgactactttataaagtatcaCGATGCCACCCACCCCGGCGCGCAGTCTGTGCTCCGGCTTCTGCATTACTTTGAAACTCCGCGCGTCAATGATGGAAAGGTGTATCATCGAGCAGGCGCCCATGCGGATTGGGGATTTCTGACGCTGCTATTTCAACGCGAAGGGCAATCGGGACTCGAGGTTTGTCCTGGTCGTGAGGCTGTCAGCGAGCATGCCCTGGGTGACCAATGGACAAAGGTCGAGATCAAGCCCGGAGTCATCATATGTAATATCGGCGACTTGCTCATGAGTTGGAGCGACGACCGGTTCAAGAGCACTTACCATCGAGTCAAGGCGCCCTGCGAAGAGGGGGATTACTACGGTGAGAGATATAGCATGGCTTTCTTCAACCAGCCGTGTAAGGAGGCTGTCATACAGGGCCCGCTGAAGAAGTATCCGATGGTTACTGGGGAGGAGTTCAACCGTAATGCCATGAACAGGATGTACGCTGCTTTGCAGGCGAAGATGGCTAGGAATGAAGCCAAGACTTGA